The genomic window AATTATTCGAGGTATTGCCGGAGGATATTTGTTTGTTGATAATTTGAATTATAAGATTAAAAACAATGACACCATTTCTATAGAGAATACAACAGTTAGATATGGCGTATCAGATAACTTAGATTTTTCTGGGGAAGGAAATATTAAATTCGGCTCTTCTCGCTCACTTGGGCTTGACGTTGGATTTGTGTACGAGTATCGCCCTAACTGGAAAAAATATCGCTACGAAATGGATGGAGATACTAATTTGGTTCGAAGAGATAAAAACAAATATAAACTTCGTTTAGGGCTTTCCATACTTGATATTGGCGGTGTTAAATTTACTAAATCATCTACTAGTAGCGATTATTATGCAAATGTGAGCAATATGGCACTAAGTGAATTAGATGTAGAAGATACAGATGAATTAAGCGATTCCCTAGCTGGAATTTTTCAACCCATTTCCAGTTCAAGTACTTTTAAAATGAATTTGCCAACCGCTATTTGTGCGCAAATTGATTACAATATTTACAAAGATTTTTATATAAATTTTACACCTTATATTGCTTTTAAGTATAAGAAAAATGAGAATAAAGTTCATGATTTTACAACTATCAGTATTACCCCACGTTGGGATCATAAATGGTTTGGGGTGTTTTTACCCGTGTCGCATAATGGATTAACCGGAACAAATTTGGGAGTGTCTTTTCGTTTAGGTCCTGTAATATTTGGAACAACTGATGTATTGCCAATTATAGGTACTCGTGATATTTATGGTGTCGACTTTCATTTAACAACTAAAATTCCAATATTCTTCAAGCATCCACGAGATAAAGACAAAGACAAAATTTCTAATAAAAAAGATAAATGTCGTGAAATACCCGGTATATGGAAGTTTCAAGGTTGTCCGGATTGCGATAAAGATGGTATCGAAGATTCAAAAGACGCATGTCCTGACGATGCAGGTATTCCTGAATTTAATGGATGTCCTGATACAGATGGAGATAAATTAATGGATAAATTAGATAGTTGCCCCGAAGTGCCCGGATTAATTGAGTTTAACGGTTGCCCGGATAAAGATGGAGATAAGATTATTGATATGCGCGACTCTTGTCCTGATGTGCCCGGAATAAAACAGTTCAACGGCTGCCCGGATAAAGACATGGATGGAGTGCAAGATTCAGAAGATGCTTGTCCAAATGATGCCGGACCAATAGAGCAAAAAGGATGCCCTGATACAGACAAAGATGGCATATTTGATAACGAAGATTTGTGTCCTGCCGAGTTTGGAACTAAAGAAAACAAAGGCTGTCCTTTCCCTGATAAAGATGGTGATGGAGTATTTGACAAGGACGATAAATGCCCTGAAACTGTTGGTGTAAAAGAAAATTTTGGCTGTCCTGTGTTGCAAAAAGAAGAGCAGGAAGTTATCAATACCGCATTTTCTAGCTTAGAGTTTGAAACAGGTAAAGATGTTATCAAACAAAATTCGTATGCATCGCTAGAGGAATTGGCTAAGTTGTTAACCAAAAAATCAGCATGGCAACTTAAACTCTCTGGACATACCGATAATCAAGGCAATCCGAAAAAGAACATGAAATTGTCCGAGCTGCGTGCAAAAGCAGTTAAGAAATTTATTGTAGAAAAAGGAGTTGGCGAGGAGCGAGTTATAGCCGAATGGTTTGGTCAAACAAAACCGGTTGCCAACAACAAAACTCCCGAAGGTCGCCAAAAGAACAGACGCGTGGAGATGAATATTATTTTTAAGTAAATTTTTTACTAACGAATTGTATGTGTTTGGAGGTTGTCCTTAGCCTTCAGAAGGGTTTTTTGAGGAGAAGCTATAGAAAATGCATATAACATAAATTTGATTTTACTCAATATATTGAGTAAATAATTTCCAAAAAGAATTTAAACCCGATAAGGTACTTCTTATCGGTAATTCAAGTTTACCATGGCAAGAGTTTCTACAAATTAACCCTTCGGAAATATTTTAATAACTCTAAAAACTTGTCTGTGTTGTCATATTTTGCTACACTTGCAAAATAATTTCGTTTTTAATTTTATAGAATTTCAACCCATGAAACTAAAATCTTTTCTTCCCCTTGCAATTTTATTTGCATTCAGTTCTTCTGTTTTTTCTCAAAAATATTATATCCTTGAAAGGTCAATTGTAATAGATAATGTTCCCTTCCAAGCAATTAATAAACCCTGTAATTATTATTTGCTCTTGCCTAAAGATTTTCATGCCAAGCAAGATGTTATTAGCTACGATTATTCAGTAAAACCAACTTCCTTATATGGAGCTAAGAATGAAAATTTTTATGCAAAATGGGAAAATATTATTTACTCTGAGTTCAAGGAAAAAAAGCTAACTGCTAAAATGAAAATTAAAACTACTAAATATGATT from Bacteroidota bacterium includes these protein-coding regions:
- a CDS encoding OmpA family protein, which gives rise to MVRAGKLFFLLVILTTSIKSQDFLGYINSNYSGVNGINLNPASIADSRYKVDVNLIGASGYLYNNYVGMLSDAFKEEGAFDDTLFKVNYLRLKETDKSKSLFLRNNFELPSVMVSITPKDAIGFSWRIRNYINIDGVEQEMADLIYNDFSMNNLYNKSISNERLSAQFMSWSEVGFSYARVLLDKERNFMKAGVRAKIIRGIAGGYLFVDNLNYKIKNNDTISIENTTVRYGVSDNLDFSGEGNIKFGSSRSLGLDVGFVYEYRPNWKKYRYEMDGDTNLVRRDKNKYKLRLGLSILDIGGVKFTKSSTSSDYYANVSNMALSELDVEDTDELSDSLAGIFQPISSSSTFKMNLPTAICAQIDYNIYKDFYINFTPYIAFKYKKNENKVHDFTTISITPRWDHKWFGVFLPVSHNGLTGTNLGVSFRLGPVIFGTTDVLPIIGTRDIYGVDFHLTTKIPIFFKHPRDKDKDKISNKKDKCREIPGIWKFQGCPDCDKDGIEDSKDACPDDAGIPEFNGCPDTDGDKLMDKLDSCPEVPGLIEFNGCPDKDGDKIIDMRDSCPDVPGIKQFNGCPDKDMDGVQDSEDACPNDAGPIEQKGCPDTDKDGIFDNEDLCPAEFGTKENKGCPFPDKDGDGVFDKDDKCPETVGVKENFGCPVLQKEEQEVINTAFSSLEFETGKDVIKQNSYASLEELAKLLTKKSAWQLKLSGHTDNQGNPKKNMKLSELRAKAVKKFIVEKGVGEERVIAEWFGQTKPVANNKTPEGRQKNRRVEMNIIFK